The Saccharomonospora cyanea NA-134 genome includes a region encoding these proteins:
- a CDS encoding TetR/AcrR family transcriptional regulator, with protein sequence MPRNANDPMRQRIALLWGTTAGPSRGPRPTLSLDRIAETGVRIADAEGLEAVSMQRVARELGYSTMSLYRHVPSKEQLVEVMMDSCAGTPPAADDNADWRSQIEAWVRALWDTYRRHPWMLRVQIGAPPIGPGQLAWFEAALRPLSRAGLREENLVSVVVFLLGAVRQFAVMAVDLTEARERGHVSAAEAEADYEAALRDVVPADRFPLLAHLVHTGAFQATGLPDSGMLDDLDFGVQRVLDGLESYIQRQRG encoded by the coding sequence ATGCCGAGGAACGCGAACGACCCCATGCGGCAGCGGATCGCACTGCTTTGGGGAACGACGGCGGGGCCGAGCCGGGGACCACGACCGACCCTGAGCCTCGACCGGATCGCCGAGACGGGTGTGCGCATCGCGGACGCGGAAGGGTTGGAGGCCGTCTCGATGCAACGGGTGGCCCGCGAACTCGGCTACTCGACGATGTCGCTCTACCGCCACGTCCCCAGCAAGGAGCAACTGGTCGAGGTCATGATGGACAGTTGTGCGGGCACTCCGCCCGCCGCCGACGACAACGCCGACTGGCGAAGCCAGATCGAGGCGTGGGTCCGAGCGCTGTGGGACACCTACCGTCGTCATCCGTGGATGCTGCGGGTCCAGATCGGCGCGCCACCGATCGGACCCGGCCAGCTCGCCTGGTTCGAGGCTGCCCTGCGGCCGCTGTCCCGGGCCGGGTTGCGCGAGGAGAACCTCGTGTCCGTGGTGGTGTTCCTACTGGGCGCGGTCCGGCAGTTCGCGGTGATGGCCGTCGACCTGACCGAGGCCCGCGAACGCGGCCACGTGAGCGCCGCCGAGGCCGAAGCCGACTACGAGGCCGCGTTGCGGGACGTGGTACCGGCCGACCGCTTCCCCCTGCTGGCGCACCTGGTCCACACCGGAGCCTTCCAGGCGACCGGGCTACCGGACAGCGGAATGCTCGACGACCTCGATTTCGGCGTACAGCGCGTGCTCGACGGCCTTGAGTCCTACATCCAGCGGCAGCGGGGGTGA
- a CDS encoding VOC family protein, which translates to MRINVTSVFVDDQEKALRFYTEILGFEKKHDIPLGGDRWLTVVSPEHPDGTELLLEPDGHPAVRPFKEALVADGIPFTSFAVSDVESEARRLGELGVRFTQQPLRMGEVTTAVFDDTCGNLIQIAAQD; encoded by the coding sequence ATGCGGATCAACGTGACCAGCGTCTTCGTGGACGACCAGGAGAAGGCTCTGCGGTTCTACACGGAGATACTCGGGTTCGAGAAGAAGCACGACATCCCGCTCGGTGGCGACCGCTGGCTGACGGTCGTGTCGCCGGAGCACCCGGACGGCACGGAACTGCTCCTGGAGCCGGACGGCCATCCAGCGGTGCGGCCCTTCAAGGAGGCGCTGGTGGCCGACGGAATCCCGTTCACCTCCTTCGCTGTGTCCGATGTGGAATCCGAAGCGCGGCGGCTCGGGGAACTGGGTGTGCGGTTCACCCAGCAGCCGCTTCGCATGGGCGAGGTGACGACCGCGGTCTTCGACGACACGTGCGGCAACCTCATCCAGATCGCCGCGCAGGACTGA
- a CDS encoding ArsR/SmtB family transcription factor, whose amino-acid sequence MGRFEGLDRQVLACLFWVGVSDVFKALADRTRRLILDELQERDGQTLFELCVRLTTKHGLNSSRQAVSQHLGVLEEAGLVITRREGRCKFHWLDTSPLRAITDRWPVNDDGRTGPCGST is encoded by the coding sequence ATGGGAAGGTTCGAAGGCCTAGACAGGCAAGTGCTCGCTTGCCTATTCTGGGTCGGCGTGAGTGACGTGTTCAAGGCGCTCGCCGACCGGACCCGGCGCCTCATCCTCGACGAGCTTCAGGAACGTGATGGTCAGACCCTGTTCGAGCTGTGTGTCCGGTTGACGACCAAACACGGGCTGAACTCGTCGAGGCAGGCCGTCTCGCAACACCTCGGCGTGCTCGAGGAGGCGGGGCTGGTCATCACGCGCCGGGAGGGCCGATGCAAGTTCCACTGGCTCGACACGTCGCCACTGCGAGCCATCACCGACCGGTGGCCGGTGAACGACGACGGAAGGACAGGGCCATGCGGATCAACGTGA
- a CDS encoding carboxymuconolactone decarboxylase family protein codes for MFVDHTVETAPPASRRVMTGVSERMGYLPAPVRRLAESPQLLDGFLKLSALFETTALDPVAREVLILTVATRNGCEVCVAMHTAKLTELGAPPALVAALRERQPLDDGRLEAVRAFTLEVIATAGAVDDTTLRAFLAHGFTTKNALEVVLGIGAYTTSTLANRLTRAPLDEQLADYAWEGSKA; via the coding sequence GTGTTCGTGGACCACACCGTTGAGACCGCCCCGCCCGCATCCCGTCGAGTGATGACCGGCGTCTCCGAGAGGATGGGTTACCTGCCCGCCCCGGTGCGACGCCTCGCCGAGTCCCCACAGTTGCTCGACGGTTTCCTCAAACTGAGTGCCCTGTTCGAGACCACGGCCCTCGACCCGGTCGCGAGGGAGGTTCTGATCCTCACCGTCGCGACACGCAACGGCTGCGAGGTCTGCGTCGCCATGCACACCGCGAAGCTGACCGAGTTGGGGGCGCCACCGGCGCTCGTCGCGGCGCTGCGGGAGCGGCAGCCTCTCGACGACGGGCGGCTGGAGGCGGTCCGCGCCTTCACACTGGAGGTCATCGCCACGGCCGGGGCGGTGGACGACACCACGCTGCGGGCGTTCCTCGCCCACGGGTTCACGACGAAGAACGCGCTGGAGGTCGTCCTCGGCATCGGCGCGTACACGACGTCCACGCTCGCCAACAGGCTGACCCGGGCGCCGCTGGACGAGCAGCTCGCCGACTACGCATGGGAAGGTTCGAAGGCCTAG
- a CDS encoding MarR family winged helix-turn-helix transcriptional regulator, giving the protein MARSESSREPDSAGFVLPLLLFGSFRAIIDELHAELARQGHRDLRPAHGFAMQAIGRSGTTASELGRRLGVSKQAAGKTVDRLEALGYVERIDDPADARRKRIRLTDRGVDVLRRSATIFERLRAQWAATLGEDRLRDLEADLRELQPHAHFPLDAGSWFGA; this is encoded by the coding sequence ATGGCAAGGAGTGAATCCTCGCGCGAGCCGGACAGTGCGGGCTTCGTGCTGCCGTTGCTGCTGTTCGGAAGCTTCCGCGCGATCATCGACGAACTGCACGCCGAACTCGCCCGGCAGGGCCATCGCGACCTGCGCCCAGCCCACGGGTTCGCAATGCAGGCCATCGGCCGCTCGGGCACCACCGCCAGCGAACTGGGCCGACGGCTCGGCGTGTCGAAGCAGGCGGCGGGCAAGACGGTCGACAGGCTCGAAGCTCTCGGCTACGTCGAGCGGATCGACGATCCGGCCGACGCGCGTCGTAAGCGCATCCGGCTCACCGACCGGGGAGTCGACGTCCTGCGCCGCTCGGCCACGATCTTCGAACGACTGCGCGCGCAGTGGGCCGCCACGCTCGGTGAGGACCGGCTGCGCGACCTGGAGGCGGACCTGCGCGAGCTGCAACCCCATGCTCACTTCCCCCTCGACGCGGGGAGCTGGTTCGGCGCGTGA
- a CDS encoding alpha/beta fold hydrolase: MDVILIAGFWLDGASWDGVIPALERAGHRVHALTLPGLESPGADRRDITLRDHVDAVVAVVDRCEDEVVLVGHSGGGAIAYAVADARPHRIARVVYVDSAPLPHGRPINDELPAVDGEIPLPDWSEFEEADLRDLDDELRAAFRAWAIPQPARVACDLQVLGDERRYDVSATVVCCEISSDTVHEWVTGGHPFGAELGRIRDVDLVDLPTGHWPQFTRPADLAEAILRSIGR, translated from the coding sequence ATGGACGTCATCCTCATCGCAGGCTTCTGGCTCGACGGCGCGTCATGGGACGGCGTCATCCCGGCCCTGGAACGCGCCGGGCACCGCGTGCACGCGTTGACCCTTCCCGGACTCGAATCACCCGGCGCCGACCGCCGGGACATCACGCTGCGGGACCACGTCGACGCGGTCGTCGCGGTGGTGGATCGGTGCGAGGACGAGGTGGTACTCGTGGGCCACTCCGGCGGCGGCGCCATCGCGTACGCGGTGGCCGACGCGCGACCCCACCGCATCGCCCGCGTGGTCTACGTCGACTCGGCACCGCTGCCCCACGGGCGGCCGATCAACGACGAGCTGCCCGCCGTCGACGGGGAGATCCCGCTGCCGGACTGGTCGGAGTTCGAGGAGGCGGACCTGCGCGACCTCGACGACGAGTTGCGGGCGGCGTTCCGCGCATGGGCGATCCCCCAGCCCGCACGCGTCGCCTGTGATCTTCAGGTACTCGGCGACGAGCGGCGCTACGACGTGTCCGCCACCGTCGTCTGCTGCGAGATCTCCAGCGACACGGTGCACGAATGGGTGACAGGAGGCCATCCGTTCGGCGCCGAGCTCGGCAGAATCCGTGACGTCGACCTGGTCGATCTCCCCACCGGGCACTGGCCGCAGTTCACCAGACCGGCAGACCTCGCCGAGGCCATCCTCCGGTCCATCGGCCGCTGA
- a CDS encoding GNAT family N-acetyltransferase, with product MDDVTIRLATPADLPAVAALRWDWLLENGDTAAVTHDEFVTHFVTWARENAATHRCLVLVRGEVVIGMAWLALVPRVPTPQSPSRRSGDVQCVYVVPGERASGLGGRLIDAVVALGGELGLERVTVHSTFRAISAYCRHGFAASPRLLQTYP from the coding sequence ATGGACGACGTCACCATTCGCCTCGCCACGCCCGCCGACCTCCCCGCCGTCGCCGCGCTGCGGTGGGACTGGCTGCTGGAGAACGGCGACACGGCCGCCGTCACGCACGACGAGTTCGTCACCCACTTCGTCACCTGGGCGCGGGAGAACGCCGCGACGCACCGGTGCCTGGTGTTGGTGCGTGGCGAGGTGGTGATCGGCATGGCGTGGTTGGCGCTCGTGCCACGCGTGCCGACTCCGCAGTCACCTTCGCGGCGGTCCGGTGACGTGCAGTGTGTGTACGTGGTGCCCGGCGAGCGGGCCTCCGGCCTCGGCGGGAGGCTCATCGACGCGGTGGTGGCGCTGGGCGGCGAACTCGGCCTGGAGCGAGTCACGGTGCACTCCACCTTCCGAGCCATCTCCGCCTACTGCCGCCACGGTTTCGCCGCCTCACCCCGACTTTTACAGACATACCCCTGA
- a CDS encoding DinB family protein, protein MPPLSADERTMAEGWLDFYRATLALKCADLPDEQLRTASAPPSPLTLQGLVQHMADVERHWFRRVLTVEDVPRIYGSHGGAFNLSADVSFADAHASWEAEIAVARKNCAAHALDDTRPFPHGGEVSLRWIYHHMIAEYARHCGHADLIRERIDGATGV, encoded by the coding sequence ATGCCGCCCCTGTCAGCCGACGAACGCACGATGGCGGAGGGCTGGCTCGACTTCTACCGCGCCACACTGGCCCTCAAGTGCGCCGACCTGCCGGACGAGCAGCTTCGTACCGCATCGGCGCCGCCGTCGCCGTTGACGTTGCAGGGCCTCGTGCAGCACATGGCCGACGTGGAGCGCCACTGGTTCCGCCGGGTGCTGACCGTCGAGGACGTGCCGCGGATCTACGGCAGTCACGGCGGCGCTTTCAACCTCTCCGCCGACGTGTCGTTCGCCGACGCACACGCGTCGTGGGAAGCCGAGATCGCCGTCGCGCGGAAGAACTGCGCGGCACACGCACTCGACGACACCCGGCCGTTCCCGCACGGCGGCGAGGTGTCCCTGCGGTGGATCTACCACCACATGATCGCCGAGTACGCGCGCCACTGTGGACACGCCGACCTGATCCGCGAGCGCATCGACGGGGCCACCGGAGTGTGA
- a CDS encoding dihydrofolate reductase family protein — protein MRKLTYLVAQTIDGFIADPGNNDPSPWFVLEGDHVEPLREEFPDMHPTHIRPMLGMENAPNKHFDTVLEGRGSYEIGLRHGVTNAYRHLRHLVFSTTMTESPDPTVELVRTDPVAKVRELKQTDGMDIWLCGGGRLATTLREEIDRLIIKLHPIVAGDGISLFHGASFDPERYDLTDVRHYRSGVAVLTYDKRG, from the coding sequence ATGCGAAAGTTGACCTACCTCGTGGCCCAGACGATCGACGGTTTCATCGCCGACCCCGGCAACAACGACCCGTCGCCCTGGTTCGTGCTGGAAGGCGACCACGTGGAGCCGCTGCGGGAGGAGTTCCCCGACATGCACCCCACGCACATTCGACCGATGCTCGGGATGGAGAACGCGCCCAACAAGCACTTCGACACCGTGCTGGAGGGTCGTGGCTCCTACGAGATCGGGCTACGTCACGGCGTCACCAACGCCTACCGGCACCTGCGCCACCTCGTGTTCTCCACGACGATGACCGAGAGCCCGGACCCGACGGTGGAGCTCGTGCGCACCGACCCGGTCGCCAAGGTGCGAGAGCTCAAGCAGACCGACGGCATGGACATCTGGCTGTGCGGGGGTGGCAGGCTGGCCACCACGCTGCGGGAGGAGATCGACCGGCTGATCATCAAGTTGCATCCGATCGTCGCGGGCGACGGCATCTCGCTGTTCCACGGTGCGAGCTTCGATCCCGAGCGTTACGACCTCACCGACGTGAGGCACTACCGCAGCGGCGTCGCCGTGCTCACCTACGACAAGCGCGGCTGA
- a CDS encoding TetR/AcrR family transcriptional regulator yields the protein MVTNPQRRTALVDAAIEVLARDGARGLTFRAVDAEAGVPKGTASNYFANREDLLNQAAERIHLRVAVGAAEGTETDPRALLTQFMHLLLHRISDDRAGWLALLELRLEATRRPELRAKLTKTLRDNLDTNIEGRRQGGLPGDDLTTVLLYYAMTGLILEHLTLPDVLADVDLDELVADFVERALPGT from the coding sequence ATGGTCACCAACCCACAGCGGCGCACCGCGCTCGTCGACGCGGCGATCGAGGTACTCGCCAGGGACGGCGCGCGCGGCCTGACGTTCCGCGCTGTCGACGCCGAGGCGGGCGTACCGAAGGGCACCGCGTCCAACTACTTCGCCAACCGCGAGGACCTGCTCAACCAGGCGGCGGAGCGCATTCACCTACGCGTCGCCGTCGGCGCCGCCGAGGGCACCGAAACCGACCCGCGGGCGTTGCTCACCCAGTTCATGCACCTGCTGCTGCACCGCATCTCCGACGATCGCGCCGGGTGGCTCGCGTTGCTGGAGTTGAGGCTGGAGGCCACCCGGCGGCCGGAGCTGCGTGCGAAACTGACGAAGACCCTGCGCGACAACCTCGACACCAACATCGAGGGCCGCAGGCAGGGTGGTCTGCCGGGCGACGACCTCACAACGGTGTTGCTGTACTACGCGATGACCGGGCTGATCCTGGAGCACCTCACGCTGCCCGACGTCCTCGCCGACGTCGACCTCGACGAGTTGGTGGCCGACTTCGTGGAACGCGCGCTGCCCGGAACGTGA
- a CDS encoding cutinase family protein, protein MRKGSMRKAAAATLAAAVVMTVTTVATVPSAVAQETAACPDTAVFQTDGYGHGETLTNWNNSAFNANPPAGWEIIQVPYYAGVFPGLDERALDESVAGGVEKLDRAVRDFHASCPGSRLVLAGYSEGAVVAGDTLEAFARSGDIPHHLLHGVLYGNPRRAFGDGGAGGVAGGIETNVPTVLPGVTMRGGHDFGDLAVHDICNENDGICNSTNMITNLAAFANGLVGYASGDHGYDLNPARDLGSGQTLYRQPQRVPHGPPLPIPVGTPWQIQQLLGDDGAARGAVRTARDQLTGMMGQETLDRLAETSPWYRMIQAA, encoded by the coding sequence ATGAGGAAGGGGTCGATGCGGAAGGCGGCGGCCGCGACGCTCGCGGCGGCTGTGGTCATGACGGTCACGACGGTGGCCACCGTGCCCTCGGCGGTGGCGCAGGAGACGGCTGCCTGTCCCGACACGGCGGTGTTCCAGACCGACGGCTACGGGCACGGCGAGACGCTCACCAACTGGAACAACTCGGCGTTCAACGCGAATCCGCCCGCCGGGTGGGAGATCATCCAGGTGCCGTACTACGCGGGTGTGTTCCCCGGTCTGGACGAGCGAGCGCTCGACGAGTCCGTCGCGGGCGGCGTGGAGAAACTCGACCGCGCCGTCCGCGACTTCCACGCCTCGTGTCCCGGTTCCCGACTCGTGCTGGCCGGTTACTCGGAGGGCGCGGTCGTCGCGGGGGACACGCTCGAAGCCTTCGCCCGGAGCGGCGACATCCCACACCACCTGCTCCACGGCGTGTTGTACGGGAACCCGCGCCGGGCGTTCGGCGACGGTGGCGCGGGCGGTGTCGCCGGAGGCATCGAGACCAACGTGCCCACCGTCCTCCCCGGCGTCACCATGAGGGGCGGGCACGACTTCGGTGATCTCGCCGTACACGACATCTGCAACGAGAACGACGGAATCTGCAACTCCACCAACATGATCACCAACCTGGCGGCGTTCGCCAACGGGCTCGTCGGGTATGCCAGCGGGGACCACGGCTACGACCTGAACCCGGCCCGCGATCTGGGCTCGGGACAGACCCTGTACCGGCAGCCGCAGCGGGTGCCGCACGGCCCTCCGCTGCCGATCCCGGTCGGCACACCGTGGCAGATCCAGCAGCTGCTCGGTGACGACGGCGCGGCGCGCGGTGCCGTGCGTACCGCTCGCGACCAGCTCACGGGAATGATGGGCCAGGAGACTCTCGACCGGCTGGCCGAGACCTCGCCCTGGTACCGCATGATCCAGGCCGCGTAG
- a CDS encoding C39 family peptidase, producing MRQRKLAASAAALTVMLAAPLVGSATAGAAGQTVTGQATASAVPAVHEQAAGEVVLNVDYQVQETGYWCGPAAVRIALSARGIHRSQADLAAELGTHTGGTDWIGQVTRVLSGYVGWYETKEMPNDPPTQAQKDLLWRDIVLNIDNNYPIVANIVAPPGNQPPGYPPDQTIYHYFTVIGYNDVDRTVLIADPASFGGNQIYWLTFDHLASLIPPKGYSA from the coding sequence ATGCGTCAGCGAAAACTGGCGGCCTCCGCCGCCGCGCTCACGGTCATGCTCGCCGCGCCGCTGGTGGGGTCGGCCACCGCCGGAGCCGCCGGCCAGACCGTCACCGGCCAGGCCACCGCGTCCGCCGTGCCCGCCGTTCACGAGCAGGCGGCGGGGGAGGTCGTCCTCAACGTCGACTACCAGGTCCAGGAGACCGGCTACTGGTGTGGACCGGCGGCCGTGCGCATCGCACTGTCGGCCCGCGGCATCCACCGCAGTCAGGCCGACCTCGCTGCCGAACTCGGCACGCACACCGGCGGTACCGACTGGATTGGCCAGGTCACCCGCGTGCTGAGCGGCTACGTCGGCTGGTACGAGACCAAGGAGATGCCCAACGACCCGCCCACGCAGGCCCAGAAGGACCTGCTGTGGCGCGACATCGTGCTCAACATCGACAACAACTACCCGATCGTCGCGAACATCGTCGCGCCTCCCGGTAACCAGCCGCCCGGTTACCCGCCCGACCAGACGATCTACCACTACTTCACGGTCATCGGCTACAACGACGTCGACCGCACCGTGTTGATCGCCGACCCGGCTTCGTTCGGAGGCAACCAGATCTACTGGCTCACCTTCGACCACCTCGCTTCGCTCATTCCTCCGAAGGGATACAGCGCATGA
- a CDS encoding helix-turn-helix transcriptional regulator: MLDVLEPDSEQGRVYRALTMRGRSDHQTIAHYTGLPEETVTDVLCTLAGLDLVHQVGGEPARWEAAPPDRVLTLALSEEENRRARLWQAGAELDRLYHQARATSGPLRYVEPIEHPETLIMLTTRLQEQAREQVRWLDRPPYYSKPHHFRSQEETQTRRMAAGIRYRTLYSQAVYADRELFSTMTRMAGRGERVRVLPELPVKLTIGDSTSALLVPEPDNAGLEGALLVRPSGLLQALIGVFETLWTLGIPVTEVGGAQSLPEQDRAILTLMSAGATDETIARRLDMSRRTVVRRIASLLDRLGATTRFQAGVQAAKRGLL; this comes from the coding sequence GTGCTCGACGTCCTCGAACCAGACAGCGAACAGGGCCGGGTCTACCGGGCCCTGACGATGCGGGGCCGGTCGGACCACCAGACCATCGCCCACTACACCGGCCTGCCCGAGGAGACGGTCACCGACGTGTTGTGCACGCTGGCCGGGCTGGATCTCGTCCACCAAGTCGGCGGCGAACCAGCCCGGTGGGAGGCGGCACCGCCGGACCGCGTCCTGACCCTGGCCCTGTCGGAGGAGGAAAACCGCAGAGCACGGCTGTGGCAGGCGGGCGCGGAACTCGACCGGCTCTACCACCAGGCGCGAGCGACGAGCGGCCCGCTGCGTTACGTGGAGCCGATCGAGCATCCGGAGACCCTCATCATGCTCACCACCCGGCTCCAGGAGCAGGCGAGGGAGCAGGTGCGCTGGCTCGACCGCCCGCCGTACTACAGCAAGCCGCACCATTTCCGAAGCCAGGAGGAGACCCAGACGCGCAGAATGGCCGCGGGAATTCGCTATCGCACCCTCTACAGCCAGGCCGTCTACGCCGACCGGGAATTGTTCTCCACGATGACGCGTATGGCCGGACGCGGGGAACGCGTGCGCGTACTTCCGGAACTTCCGGTGAAACTCACGATCGGCGACTCCACCTCGGCACTGCTGGTTCCCGAACCCGACAACGCGGGATTGGAGGGCGCACTTCTGGTACGCCCTTCGGGATTGTTGCAAGCGCTCATCGGAGTCTTCGAAACACTGTGGACTCTGGGGATTCCGGTGACCGAGGTCGGTGGCGCGCAGAGCCTGCCCGAGCAGGACCGCGCCATCCTCACACTCATGTCGGCGGGCGCCACGGACGAGACGATCGCCCGCCGCCTCGACATGTCGCGACGCACGGTGGTGCGGCGGATCGCCTCGCTGCTCGACCGGCTGGGCGCCACGACCCGCTTCCAGGCAGGCGTGCAGGCGGCGAAGCGCGGACTGCTTTGA
- a CDS encoding macrolide family glycosyltransferase encodes MSHILMVTVGAHGHVNPHLPVLAELVERGHRVSMAVPASFAEAAASSGATPLIVDSDLPDETRGEQWPDGGVEAMELFLDEGRGVLPQLEAALANDRPDAVLYDIGGYAGRALAHRWNLPLLQLSSAMVAWEGYEADMAEAMAFLDTPEGKAYQHRFERWLAEIGIDCDVDTFTGRPPRCAVLIPKAMQPNADRVDESVYTFVGPSLDRRTHQGEWPKPDKPLLLVSLGSAYTDRPEFYRACLEAFGGLDWQVVVSIGRYVDASALGPVPENIELHRWVPQLAVLKHASAFVTHAGMGGCSEGLYHGVPMVAVPQAVDQFLNADRLAELGVGVHLPASEVTPDSLREAVSSIAGSAEAAEALARHSAELRAAGGAGAAADIVERML; translated from the coding sequence TTGTCTCACATCCTGATGGTCACCGTGGGTGCCCACGGCCACGTCAATCCGCACCTGCCCGTCCTCGCCGAGCTCGTCGAGCGCGGCCACCGCGTCAGCATGGCCGTGCCCGCGTCCTTCGCGGAGGCCGCCGCCTCGTCGGGGGCGACACCCCTGATCGTCGACTCCGACCTGCCCGACGAGACGCGCGGGGAGCAGTGGCCCGACGGCGGCGTCGAGGCCATGGAGCTGTTCCTCGACGAAGGTCGAGGGGTGCTGCCTCAACTGGAGGCCGCACTCGCGAACGACCGGCCGGACGCCGTGCTCTACGACATCGGCGGATACGCCGGCCGGGCCCTGGCCCACCGCTGGAACCTGCCGCTGCTGCAACTGTCGTCGGCGATGGTGGCCTGGGAGGGCTACGAGGCCGACATGGCGGAGGCGATGGCCTTCCTCGACACCCCGGAAGGAAAGGCCTACCAGCATCGGTTCGAACGCTGGCTCGCCGAGATCGGCATCGACTGCGACGTCGACACCTTCACCGGGCGCCCACCCCGGTGCGCCGTGTTGATCCCGAAGGCCATGCAGCCCAACGCCGACCGGGTCGACGAGTCGGTCTACACGTTCGTCGGGCCTTCGCTGGACCGTCGAACGCACCAGGGCGAGTGGCCGAAGCCCGACAAGCCGTTGCTGCTCGTGTCACTCGGCTCCGCCTACACCGACCGGCCCGAGTTCTACCGCGCGTGCCTGGAGGCGTTCGGTGGGCTCGACTGGCAGGTGGTCGTCTCCATCGGGCGGTACGTCGACGCGTCCGCGCTCGGACCGGTGCCTGAGAACATCGAACTGCACCGGTGGGTGCCGCAACTCGCGGTACTGAAGCACGCGTCGGCATTCGTCACGCACGCCGGGATGGGCGGCTGCTCCGAGGGGCTGTACCACGGGGTGCCGATGGTGGCCGTGCCGCAGGCCGTCGACCAGTTCCTCAACGCCGATCGCCTCGCCGAGCTGGGCGTCGGCGTGCACCTGCCCGCCTCCGAGGTCACGCCCGACTCGCTGAGGGAGGCGGTGTCGTCGATCGCCGGGTCGGCGGAGGCGGCCGAGGCGCTCGCCCGCCACAGCGCCGAGTTGCGCGCGGCCGGTGGTGCGGGTGCCGCCGCCGACATTGTGGAGCGGATGCTCTGA